The Maridesulfovibrio sp. genomic sequence GGAAGCGGAAACCATTCCCATACGTCCTCGCACTGACCGCAGGTTATCGCCCCTTTCCGGCAGACGTTCCATTTCATGTTCAGCGGCATAGGCCGCGGCGTCGCCGTAAAGCAGTCGCAAGAGAGTTGATTTTCCGGCACCGTTACGCCCCAGCACAGCCCAGTTCTGGCCGCCCTGCATCTGCCAGTCGATATTGTTCAGCACAGTCTTCCCAAGAAAAACAACACTTGAATCCGACAACCGGAACAGGGTACGGCCCGGTTCAATGGTGTTCACCTCAGGCGGGGTACGTTTAAAATCCAGACTGGCGGAACAGGCGACTTCATGTCCCTGCCCATCCTGACAGCGTTCAATCCTGCCATCGCGAATGTAGAGGGTTTTGTTGATACAGGAAGGCAGTTCCGCCTTACGGTGAGCGGAACAGACAATAGTAGTCCCGTTGGCTGCGGCAATATCAATGGCCCGGACCAGTTGTTCACGGGACTGCTGATCAACCCCTTCCAAAAATTCGTCAAGAATCAGGATTTCAGGATCGGCCATCAGAGCACGGGCGATAAGAATCTTACGCCCTTCGCCACGGGACATCTTAACCATGCTGCGTTTGGCAAGATCAAGCATCCCCAGCGAGTCCATAAAATCACGGACCCGCTCATACTCTTCATCATCTGCCAGACGGTATAAAAAAGGAGTGTTGTCCTTACCGGCAAGAACAACTTCCTCACCGGTCACATCCCAAGCCAGCTTTTCAAAAATATCCTGATGCTCGGGTGAAATCATACGGTAACGCTCAAGAGGTTCCAAAGGGCTGATAGTCATCTCGCCTTCAACGCTGAATTCGCGGGTGGTATCATCATCCGGCCAGACCTCTCCGGCAAGGATCATCATTAGCGTTGTCTTGCCTGCACCGTTAGGTCCCAGAACAGCCCAGTGTTCACCTTCCCGAATATCCCAGTCGATTCCTTCAAGGACAGGCCCACGGTCCAAAGTAAGAGAAAGATCTTTCATGGAAACCAATTTACCACTCATGGAAACCCCGCTTTGATAACATGCTTAAACTTCTAAAATATAAATCAATATTTATAATAAAGGCTAAACTTCTACTACTTAAAAACTCCAAGCGCAAGTCACCGGAAAGAGAAAAGCCGCAATGCTTCCTAACGCATAGCTGTACGCACAAACAACCTTTTCAGCACAGGTGGTTGATATATTTCCAGTTTGTTTTTATATGTAAATAAAATCATTATTAAATCAGGCAGGGAACTCATGCATAAACCCTCCGGCCGATACATACTTCTTTTCTGCGCAATGCTAGTCCTGCTCTGTCCGGAACTGCTTTGGGCAGCAGACATCAAAATCCCTGAATATATTGGAAGGGCCAACAATCCATACATTCTCCCAGACGGCAGCGGACCCGGCTTTTTCCTCTGCACGGCTATCGGGCTGATCACCGGGATGCTCAGTGCCGTCATCGGCGCTGGAGGTGGCTTGCTGGTGGTTCCGGCGCTGATGACAGCCGGGGTCAGCGGCATTTATGCAGTAGGCTCGGAGTTGTTCCGTTTATTTATATTCAGCACCATTCAATCCATACGTATGGGAATCAACAGACGCATCAAATACACTCTTGCGCTGATTATGACAGTGGGCACAATTTTAGGCGGATTGGGGGGATACGCTCTCAGCAAAACCGTCTTTATTGCCGATCCTGCAGGTAACGATATTTTCATATCAGCCATGATCATACTTTGGTTGATCATATATGCCTTCATCATTATCCCCGACTTTCGGGATGAAGCACAGAAATACGCTCTTGAATTGCTGCGCAAAGAAAAAGAGGCAAATAAACAGGAAGAAGCTATCAACACTCAGCCTGAAAATCCTGCCGAACAAAAAAATCCTGAACAAGAAAATAAAAACGCAAAAGAAGCCGAGCCAACAACGGAAAAAGATGATGATGCAAAGAAAAAAGAAACTGAACCGGAACCAGAGCCGCAGTTTGAAGACGAGCTTTATCCAGATGAAGAGCCTTGGGAAATCGCCCGCAGCCTGCGTAGCATGAAACTTCCCCCGTATATTAAATTCCCCCATACCTTTAAAGAAAAAGAAGATGAACTTGAGCCTGCTGAAATGAGACGGGACGGAGAAGAACCTGATCTGGATAAGGAAGATAGTCAGGACAAACTTGAACGAATCCCGGTTCTGCCTGTCTTTTTCATGACCATGATCGGCGGATTCTTCATGGCCATTACAGGATCGGGCGGAGTAATTTTGACCTTTACCCTTATGACCAAAGGATTAGGCTGCGTTGCCGCACTGGTGGCCGGGACGGACCTTGCAAGACTGGCCCTTTCTACCGGTGCATTGACCATGGGAACATATGGATTAAACGGATTCATTAATATCTACTGCATTACCGGTCTGATTTTCGGCACGATCACAGGGCTGCATCTGGGCAGCAAGGGACTAAAACATATCCTGCCCTACCGGGCCAAGGGACTGGTTGCCCTGCTGGTTGTCTCGGTAATCATAAACCGCATACTTGCCCTGCCCGCATTACTTCGCAAAGCCGGTGCAGCCATTCAACCGGGGCTGGTCTCAACTTTTGATTCCAGCGGAACCTACATCCTGCTCATCGGTGCGGGAATTTTC encodes the following:
- a CDS encoding ATP-binding cassette domain-containing protein, with product MSGKLVSMKDLSLTLDRGPVLEGIDWDIREGEHWAVLGPNGAGKTTLMMILAGEVWPDDDTTREFSVEGEMTISPLEPLERYRMISPEHQDIFEKLAWDVTGEEVVLAGKDNTPFLYRLADDEEYERVRDFMDSLGMLDLAKRSMVKMSRGEGRKILIARALMADPEILILDEFLEGVDQQSREQLVRAIDIAAANGTTIVCSAHRKAELPSCINKTLYIRDGRIERCQDGQGHEVACSASLDFKRTPPEVNTIEPGRTLFRLSDSSVVFLGKTVLNNIDWQMQGGQNWAVLGRNGAGKSTLLRLLYGDAAAYAAEHEMERLPERGDNLRSVRGRMGMVSASMQASFGEAVGRPIPIFDVVISGFFASAGILDEISDEMREKTWEWLRFFGIEDLAERPMEQVSYGQLRKAFIARALISGPDVLLLDEPLAGVDEESRREIYQLLELLAKAGVAMVYVTHHREELFPSISHVLEIADGRVAFRGTKEDYFKLRD
- a CDS encoding TSUP family transporter — protein: MHKPSGRYILLFCAMLVLLCPELLWAADIKIPEYIGRANNPYILPDGSGPGFFLCTAIGLITGMLSAVIGAGGGLLVVPALMTAGVSGIYAVGSELFRLFIFSTIQSIRMGINRRIKYTLALIMTVGTILGGLGGYALSKTVFIADPAGNDIFISAMIILWLIIYAFIIIPDFRDEAQKYALELLRKEKEANKQEEAINTQPENPAEQKNPEQENKNAKEAEPTTEKDDDAKKKETEPEPEPQFEDELYPDEEPWEIARSLRSMKLPPYIKFPHTFKEKEDELEPAEMRRDGEEPDLDKEDSQDKLERIPVLPVFFMTMIGGFFMAITGSGGVILTFTLMTKGLGCVAALVAGTDLARLALSTGALTMGTYGLNGFINIYCITGLIFGTITGLHLGSKGLKHILPYRAKGLVALLVVSVIINRILALPALLRKAGAAIQPGLVSTFDSSGTYILLIGAGIFGSWILFSFLNGIYRSLQPVNGKGAKK